Genomic DNA from Desulfonema ishimotonii:
TCAGCTTGAACATCGCCCCCTTCATCTCGTTTTTCGCCATCAGCTCCTTTTTCCGGGCTTCGGCGTCCGCATACATGGTTCTGAATTTATATAGATAAAAACTTCTGCCGTGCTGCCCCACCCGTTTCTGTCTGAAAAGCGTCGGCCCCGGTGAGTCCAGACGGATGGCAATGGCGATAAACGGATACATCAGAACAAAGAGCAGGGTGCCGACCAGGCCGCCGATCAGATCCAGAATCCGTTTGTACAGGAGGCCGGTGGCGTTGAAATTATCGACCGGAACCGTCAGAAACGGGATATCCTGGCATTTCTCCACCGAAAGGGACAGCTCAAGGGGCTGCCAGAGGGAGGGCAGAATTCTGGAGGGAATGCCCATCTTCTTACAGAGGCGGAGGTATTTCATCAGATCAACAGAACGGCTTCCGTTAATGGCAAAGACCACCTCGTCAATCTCCTCATCTCTCAGCAGTCGGGGCAGATCTTCAATGGTGCCAAGCCGTCCGGGGTCATCTTCGTCGGCCTCTTTCCCGATTCCCAGGCGGCCAACCACCTCATGCCCCCAGCTAAGCTGGCAGGACAAAACATCGGAAATAATTTTGCACCGGCTTCTGCCTCCGACCACAAGAATTTTACAGACATTAAACTCTTTTTTATAGAGTCCGTCAATATATATATGAGACAAAAATCTCTGAAGCGCGATAAAAATAAAGCTCAGCAATCCGAACATCAGCATAAATTCCCTGGAATATTCAGGAACCTTGAAAAAAAAGACACCGGTTGCCAGACCCAGAAAATCAAAGAAAACCGCCTTGAACATCAGCCTCAGATTCCGGAAGTGGGAGGAGGGCTTGATATCATCGTAAAGGTCAAGCTGTCCCATGACGTAATTATTCAGAAACATGACAAACATCACCGACGCAACAAAGACGTTGGTGTCCATGACCCAGCAGCATCCGGACACGCAGTATTTGAAGTAAAATGCGCCATAGCCTGCAATAATGATACACAGCGCATCAAGGATCATCAGAACGGTATTGATAATGTGAACCTGTTGCTGAAGCATCGCTCATCCCCCTTTTACCGTCACGCAGGACGGCGAATACCTTTCACCGAACCGGTTTGCTTTTATGCAGCGTCAGCGCGGGATTTTCCCGGGACACCGATTTTATCGGGTTGACTTTTCTGCCATTTTTTGAAATGTATACGTATCAGAGAGTTACACTCACCCTGTTGCGCGGTTCTGGAGTTGCTACTGCCGCCCCTTCCCGGCCCCTCTGCTGGAAAAACAAAACTCACCGTATTTATGTTCTTTATGAGTTACGGTTGTGTCCTGCTCTGATTGAAAATCACATATCTGACAGGCGCTCGCACAGAAATATGAAAAACGGATTATTTGATATAAAACCATGATTTTAATTCCTGTGTGCCAAATCTTTTCAATGATCGTGGGACACAACCTGAGTTACGCATCATTTTTTATGTGCTGACCTGTTTTTCAGATTCAACCATCTGATTTTAAATAAACTATCTCATTCAACACAACGTCGGCAGGTTATAATTCAACTGCGCAAATCCTGTTTTTATCTCAATTTTCCTGCCCCGACGAAACGAAAGGAGAAATCCATGAGGTTTTTTATTTTTTTCTGCATTATTTCCGCGATATTTTCAGGTACCGCCCCCCGGGCCGTTGCAAAAACCTACTACGTCAAATCCGACGGAAACGATCTGGCGGACGGAACCAGCGATGCAACGGCCTGGAAGACGCTGAAACAGGTGAACCGATATCCCTTCAAAACGGGCGATGACCTCTGTTTCAGATGCGGTGACCAATGGGTCGGGCAGAAGCTGAAAATCGACTGGTCCGGCACAGATGCAGACCCGGTCGTTATCGGCGCGTATTACCTGAAAAACGGCAGGGAAATCCGGGAATCGTGTGGCGATAAACCGACCCTCGACGGAAAGGACACCGTCCCCGATGACATGTATGAAGGCCTGATCCACACACGGGAACACCATCATCTCGTTATTGAAAACCTCAGACTGATGAACTCCGAGGGCAGCGGGGTGGCGGTATATAAAAGCAGAGATGTCACATGCCGGAATATGGAGGTTTACCGGACTTTTTATGCCGGAATCCTGTACAAGGACTGCCAGGACGGGGTGATCGAAGGGTGCGATGTGCGTCATGTCAGCCAGGTTTATGCGGAAACCCGCCCGTATGCGGCCCGCCCCGCCAATATCGAACTCTTCCGGTGTGACAATATGACCATCCGGAAAAACCTGATCCGGGAGAGCTGGGGAGAGGGTATCGGCGTTTACTGGAACTGCACCCGGTGTACGGTTGAGGACAACACCCTCTATGCCAGCAAAATGGCCGGTATTTACCTGGACAATGCCAAATATACCCACGTCCGGCGAAATCTCGTCTACGGCACAGCCGATACGGCCTTTCACAGGAGTAAGGGGTTCATGGGGCCGGGACTCTGGACCAGTGACGAACCGGGTCGGGTTGCCAAATACGGGAGTCAGAGCGATAATCTCTTCTACCAGAACCTTGTTGCCAACTGCTCGGTCGGCATTTACCTCAGCACCAGTGACAGCAAATCGGTGCTGAAAAACACAGATGTCTTCAACAACACCATAGTGGCATGTAAAACCGGCATTCTTGCATCCGGCGGTCCCTGGGAAAATTCCCGCATCCGCAATAATATCATATGGAACACGGGCGATGGCAGCACGCCGTTCAGTGCGCCACGCCGCACCCCCGGCCTGACGTGGCACCATAACAACTGGTCTGCCGACGTAAGGCCTCCCGCCAGAGGAACTGATGATGTTATCGGCCTGCCTGCACTTCGGAAAGACAGCGGATGGCGTCTTCTGAAGGGAGAGGATCTGACCGGAGCCGAATTCGCGTTACGGAACACCTCTCCGGCCATAGATTCGGGAATCCCGCTTGATGCGGTGTTCAGCAGCGGGCCGGAGTGTGGCCGGAGCAACTGGCCCGCCGGAAATATCCGGCTTGCGGACCAGAACGCCCAGGGAAACGGATGGGAGATCGGGGCCGATATTCATGTGGTTACGCCGGAAAATGCCCGGCATCTTCCGGAGTGGTCTTTGCCCGACCCTCTGAAGGCCACGCCTGCCAGCGTCCAAACCTCTTTTTTATCACCCGGAACCAGAGACGGTTTCGACTCAGATGAACTCCATCCATAGTAAAACGCCGGTCCGGCCCCCTTCCGTTCAGGAAAAACGGGCGGATGCCGATAAACAGATTCCCGGTATGATCCTTATAACGATGTTAGCGTGAAATTTACAAAATACCGGACTCCCCCTTGTACACCACCCATTTTCTGAGAACAGGGTCATACTTTTTGACAAACCTCATGGGACTGCCTGCCGCGACAATCCAGGACGGCACCTCTCGGGAGATCATTGTTCCGGGATCAGGGACTGCCCGTTCCCCGATCAGTATGCCGCTCAGTAAAATGGCATTCATCCCCAGAAACACCTTGTTGCCGATTTTGGTCACCTTCAGCGCCGTGCCCTCGGATTTCCCACTGAAGCTCTTGCCGTATTCCCGGGCCAGATGCTCAGAGCCGTGGGTAATCAGACATCTGTGTCCCACCATGACCCTGTGCGACCCGGTATGGAGATATTTTTTCCGGCGGGGCCGGTCTTCTGGCTTTTTCGCCCACATCCGTCTGCAACAAAATCGGCGAAGATTCAGAAAAAAAAGCTGAAGGATATGATAAAGCCTTGCTGCCGGTCTGAATAAGCCTGTTTTCATATTCACCTCCGGTGTATAACGCCGGTATCTGAACAGCAAGCGGCTGAAATCAGCCAGATGACAATCATCGCGCTGAACACCGGATTGAATCTTTTCCCGGCACAGGCAGGCATGCCACAGAATCGGGACAAAACTCCCCGTCTTTCTGACGCATCTGCCGTATTTTGTTTTTTACAATCCAGCGCACCGGAACCCCTATCCGTTTTTTCATGGCCGGAGACGCGGAACCGATCATCCAGCACTGTTTATCACACTTTTTCACCTGCGCTCTGACCGCATCCGCCTGCGGGCTGTGCCAGATTTCGTCAAAGGCCTTTTCGTTGAGATTGCCCATGACCATGGGCCGGTCAGAGCCGTTACAGGGCATCAGGTTGCCGAAGGGGTCCAGGAAAAAGACATCCGTTCCGACCTCGCAGGGCAGGGGCCTGGCCCCGCCCCGGACCTTGTTGGCCAGGCCCATGTTGAACCAGGCCCGGAACCAGTTTTTGGGTTTGGCGGTCGCCAGCAGTCTGGCCGCAATCCTCTCAAATTCACCGGCGATCCTCTCCGGGTCTTCAAACCGGTTATCGTCTTTGTGAAAATAATACGAATTGTGAGTGACCGCCGTGGCAAACTCCACCCCCATGGCATCCGCCAGACGCCAGAGTTCGATCATATCTCCGGCGTTCCGGTCCGATACGGTAATACCGAATCCGATATCCCGGATCCCCATATCGCAGAGCGTCACCAGAGCGCGCAGGGCGTGGTCAAATCCGTCTCTGATCCCGCGCATTTCATCGTTGGCCGCAGGCAGCCCCTCAATGGAGATGCGGAATCCCACCCGGTTTCCATAGCGTTCGGCCAGCCGGATCATCCGGTCCGTGAAATACCCGTTGGTACTGATGACCAGCCGCCGGGTCTTTTCAAGGGCCGCCCCCACGATTTCCTCCAGGTCGCTGCGGATAAAAGGCTCTCCGCCCGTGATATTGATAAATTTCAGATTCGCGGGGATCTTTTCAATCAGTCCGGCGGTAAACTCTTCCGCTTTCCGGCTCGGATGCTGCCATGTATGGCACATATAGCATCTGGCGTTACACCGGTAGGTCACGATCAGACATCCTTCCATAGTTCACCTCCGATTGGGTCAGTTTGTTTGCAGTCAGTTCCCGGTACATGCGGATCAGCTGCTGTCCGTGGGCCTCAAACGCATATGACGCCTCCAGTTTCATCCGGGCAGCCCTCCCCATCTCATATCTCAGGGTCGGGTTGGCCGCCAGAAACGTCATCCTCTCTTTCAACGCCTCCGCGTCTCCCATGGGAAAAAGCAATCCGGTCTGCCGGTCCTCGATCTGTTCCGGCAGCCCCCCGACCGCCGAGGCAATGACCGGTTTGCCGCAGGCCATTGCCTCCAGCACCGACATGGAACAGTTTTCATTGCACTGGGAGGGAACCACCACAAAGGCGGCCTCACGGATCAGTTTCTTCAGCGCCTCACCGGTCTGATACCCCGGAAACTGCACATGGGGATACCGGCGTCTTGCCGTCTCTGCCAGCGGCCCGTCCCCCAGCACCTTCAGCACCATCGACTTCCCGTTTCCCGCCTCCGCCACCATGCGGGCGTGGGCATCCAGAAGTACCTCAATGCCCTTTTCAGGAGAGATGCGCCCGAAGTAGAGGGCGTATCCCCGGTCGGTCTCCGAGGGCGAAAACCGGTCCGTTTCAATGCCGTTGGGCATCACCCGGATCTTTTCCGGGTCCACCCGGTACCGGGCCATCAGCCGGGCCTGAAACCGGCTGGGTGACAGGAAACGGTCCACCGCCCCGTAGCTCCCGGCCCACCTGTGCCAGTAGGCCTCAAGGGAGAGCAGCAGGCTTTTTGCCCGTGAGTTTTCCTGACACTTCCGGGTGGTCGCCTTCCAGAAATAGCGGCCCTGACATTCATTGCAGATGGCGTCATTGTGAATCATCAGATAGGCGGGGCAGATCAGTTTGTAGTCGTGAAGGGTCAGCACCACCGGGATGCCCGCCCGTTTCAGCAGCGGGATAATGGCCGGGGTCAGCTGGTGGTAGATATTATGGAGATGGGCGATATCCGGTTTCTCTTTTTCAATCAGCGCCCGGAGTTTTTCCAGGGCCTCGCGGTTGCGGATAAAACGGACACCGGCTCCGCACAGACCGAAAAAACGCCTGAAGCGGCTGCCGCTCTGCCGTTTCCGGTAGTCCGCATTGGAGACAAAATAATCGGAGAAGGGAGATGCCAGATTGTCCGGGTGGTCCATTGAGAAATCGACAACCTCATGCCCTTTTTTCAGCAGGTATTCCCGCTCCTGAAAAAAGACCCGCTCGGAGCCGCCATTTAAAAAGAAAAATTTATTGGCAAACAGGATCTTCATAACCGCTCGCAATCCGATTAAGAAGCTGTTTTTAAAATATTTTCGGAGTGCAAAAGTCAGCCCCCGAAGGGGGGCGTACTTTTGCAAAACCCGCGAAAAACAGGCATCCTGCCTTA
This window encodes:
- a CDS encoding sugar transferase encodes the protein MLQQQVHIINTVLMILDALCIIIAGYGAFYFKYCVSGCCWVMDTNVFVASVMFVMFLNNYVMGQLDLYDDIKPSSHFRNLRLMFKAVFFDFLGLATGVFFFKVPEYSREFMLMFGLLSFIFIALQRFLSHIYIDGLYKKEFNVCKILVVGGRSRCKIISDVLSCQLSWGHEVVGRLGIGKEADEDDPGRLGTIEDLPRLLRDEEIDEVVFAINGSRSVDLMKYLRLCKKMGIPSRILPSLWQPLELSLSVEKCQDIPFLTVPVDNFNATGLLYKRILDLIGGLVGTLLFVLMYPFIAIAIRLDSPGPTLFRQKRVGQHGRSFYLYKFRTMYADAEARKKELMAKNEMKGAMFKLKNDPRITRVGVWLRKTSLDEFPQFLNVMKGEMSLVGTRPPTPDEVETYLPGHLKRISAKPGITGMWQISGRNQITDFEKVVELDCMYLDHWRFLDDLRILFKTIVIVLKRKGAI
- a CDS encoding right-handed parallel beta-helix repeat-containing protein, coding for MRFFIFFCIISAIFSGTAPRAVAKTYYVKSDGNDLADGTSDATAWKTLKQVNRYPFKTGDDLCFRCGDQWVGQKLKIDWSGTDADPVVIGAYYLKNGREIRESCGDKPTLDGKDTVPDDMYEGLIHTREHHHLVIENLRLMNSEGSGVAVYKSRDVTCRNMEVYRTFYAGILYKDCQDGVIEGCDVRHVSQVYAETRPYAARPANIELFRCDNMTIRKNLIRESWGEGIGVYWNCTRCTVEDNTLYASKMAGIYLDNAKYTHVRRNLVYGTADTAFHRSKGFMGPGLWTSDEPGRVAKYGSQSDNLFYQNLVANCSVGIYLSTSDSKSVLKNTDVFNNTIVACKTGILASGGPWENSRIRNNIIWNTGDGSTPFSAPRRTPGLTWHHNNWSADVRPPARGTDDVIGLPALRKDSGWRLLKGEDLTGAEFALRNTSPAIDSGIPLDAVFSSGPECGRSNWPAGNIRLADQNAQGNGWEIGADIHVVTPENARHLPEWSLPDPLKATPASVQTSFLSPGTRDGFDSDELHP
- a CDS encoding radical SAM protein, with amino-acid sequence MEGCLIVTYRCNARCYMCHTWQHPSRKAEEFTAGLIEKIPANLKFINITGGEPFIRSDLEEIVGAALEKTRRLVISTNGYFTDRMIRLAERYGNRVGFRISIEGLPAANDEMRGIRDGFDHALRALVTLCDMGIRDIGFGITVSDRNAGDMIELWRLADAMGVEFATAVTHNSYYFHKDDNRFEDPERIAGEFERIAARLLATAKPKNWFRAWFNMGLANKVRGGARPLPCEVGTDVFFLDPFGNLMPCNGSDRPMVMGNLNEKAFDEIWHSPQADAVRAQVKKCDKQCWMIGSASPAMKKRIGVPVRWIVKNKIRQMRQKDGEFCPDSVACLPVPGKDSIRCSAR
- a CDS encoding glycosyltransferase family 4 protein, whose product is MKILFANKFFFLNGGSERVFFQEREYLLKKGHEVVDFSMDHPDNLASPFSDYFVSNADYRKRQSGSRFRRFFGLCGAGVRFIRNREALEKLRALIEKEKPDIAHLHNIYHQLTPAIIPLLKRAGIPVVLTLHDYKLICPAYLMIHNDAICNECQGRYFWKATTRKCQENSRAKSLLLSLEAYWHRWAGSYGAVDRFLSPSRFQARLMARYRVDPEKIRVMPNGIETDRFSPSETDRGYALYFGRISPEKGIEVLLDAHARMVAEAGNGKSMVLKVLGDGPLAETARRRYPHVQFPGYQTGEALKKLIREAAFVVVPSQCNENCSMSVLEAMACGKPVIASAVGGLPEQIEDRQTGLLFPMGDAEALKERMTFLAANPTLRYEMGRAARMKLEASYAFEAHGQQLIRMYRELTANKLTQSEVNYGRMSDRDLPV